A window of bacterium genomic DNA:
TTTCCGGCTGATAGGACGGAACGGTAGAAGTTCTCGCTGTAGATTTACTCTCGTAATCAGGCTGTGCAACTTCCTCCGGCTGTTCCATGGGTGGCGCTGGCGGTGGGGTGGTAAAATCTGCACCTTCTGCGAGTCCGAACCCTCCGTCTGCTGAATCCGGAGCCGCCTGCCCATCAATGGCAATATCGCCCCACTCCCCACCCGGCTCTGGTTCCTGCGGCAAGGCAGGTCGCTCTGAATCGGTTTTTTCAACCCCTTCTCCAGTTTCCTCTCCAAAGAGATCCGATCCAGATGAACTCCCCTCCCGCATTGTAGCTTCTATCTCAAATCCGTCACCTTCCGGTTCTGCCGACGCAGTCGGTGTCGGGCTGGTGAGTCCGGCCTGATCCGTCTCGTGGGCAGGTCTTTTACCCCCGATATCCAGTGATGCCCCTTCTTGAGAGATCGGCATGAAGTCGGTGCCTGGCTCATCGGGAGGACTTAGTTCAGTGGATTGGCGTCCCGTCCGGGGTGCAGGGGGGTCCTGTAAGCCATCAAGGGAAGGCAGAGCCGGAGGCTCGGGTGGGCTCTCGGTGACGGAACTCGGAGCGGACTCTTTCAGGGGTAGAGCTGCTGGCTGTTCGGGCGCTGGTGGTTCTGGTACGGGTGGTGATGGGGGCGCAGTCGACTGATCCGGTAAAGCGTTCTCCGGTGGTGCTATGGTGAAAACATTTTCGCATTTGGCACAGCGAACTTTAACACCCTTACCTTTGACCTTCTCATCAGCGATGCGATACTTTGTATGACAATGCTCACATTGGAGGATCAACGTGTTTTCTCCCCTGCGGGTTTGATGTTTTGTTTTTTGTTAGCAGTGTGTCGGAACTCCTCTACACGCTGCCGACGTTTGTCGGAAATCCTGGAGAGTGAGTTTGTAGTATTATATCAATCTTTGCAATACAGTATTGTAACATGTTCCGATAATCTGTATCCAGAAGTCTGTCTGAAAATTTACGACAGGCTCCTGGAACAGGATTATACCCACCATGGAAAGGGGTTACAAGTAAAGGTGTTAAAATTTGTGATCCGTGATCCGTGAATTGTGAACCGTGAACAGAATAGGGCAAGATCAGTCATTAAGGACCTTGAGTGAGTTAAAACCATTCACCCTTCACATTTCACAGGGAGTTATTATGAACAACAAACTCACTATTCACCTCATCCAGTGGCGGATCCGTCCCGGAGACGTTGAGGGTAACCTTAACAGGGCTGAGGAATTGATCGCATCGGCCTCCCCTGGAAGGGGGGACCTTGTTCTCCTCCCGGAGATGTTCTCCTCGGGCTTTTATTACACCGACCTGGTCAAGATGGCTGAAAAATATGAGGCTGTTGTGCGGTGGATGGGAGTTATTGCGGCCCGGTATAAAGCGGGAGTGGCAGGTTCTGTTGGGTATAATTCGCCTGAAGGGGTGACAAATACCATGGTTCTGGTGGATAAGTCCGG
This region includes:
- a CDS encoding zinc-ribbon domain-containing protein, whose protein sequence is MILQCEHCHTKYRIADEKVKGKGVKVRCAKCENVFTIAPPENALPDQSTAPPSPPVPEPPAPEQPAALPLKESAPSSVTESPPEPPALPSLDGLQDPPAPRTGRQSTELSPPDEPGTDFMPISQEGASLDIGGKRPAHETDQAGLTSPTPTASAEPEGDGFEIEATMREGSSSGSDLFGEETGEGVEKTDSERPALPQEPEPGGEWGDIAIDGQAAPDSADGGFGLAEGADFTTPPPAPPMEQPEEVAQPDYESKSTARTSTVPSYQPETRASGGGKKWLVLLLLFGVMGGGGYYAYPTIMEMIQARGQQTEGTLTPANIEVKALNRTDGKIIYAVRGTVLNESGGNVGMIQVEAQFRNAAGDVVSKATAFCGNLFDDSKLVSLNLDQIQTDLHNELGQSLSNASILPGKSVPFLIILGSPPDGITKVTVTISGFKETT